In one window of Duganella dendranthematis DNA:
- a CDS encoding TonB-dependent receptor, protein MNKLQKTAIAAAVAQVVVLHAVPAWAQTADTPSVGPVVVVSGQRAALQSAQKLKQDSDEVVDSIVAEDIGKLPDRSVTEVLQRIAGVTIDRNMAGDPNRQSVEGSGVSVRGLTYVRSEINGRDAFSAGGGRSLGFSDVAPELMAGVDVYKNPSAEQVEGAVAGLVNLRTAMPFDFKGFKGTVGVSESYSTLRQGKPSPTATVLLSNRWQTDIGEIGALIDFAHAKSPSRSDGVGVDPYFPHVNSTDPALYDRNKTQWIPLGVGYRSQEFDRTRRGDYAAFQWKPNKDLTAGLTYFKTRYKEDLDEHVVASSEDKWYQQVASANSVFDSNGAFQSGTISNPTYGGSPFNSSQRINTRESSTRDISLNVQWRVSPDLTWTNDFQHVRSTTEGFDADVSTGFILPNQTMDMTGKVPQIGLGSEAYMANAHNYYWAYTQEALDRATATQKAWKSDVKYSFDDPVLRDIRFGVRLANREGDNNKAQKFYNWQAITFPWMEGWQIPGVARLDDPRFAGGASLQKIDNFFGGKYNLPPMLFADSATVRGFPDQWSKIHAYHDVLCAEQGSTCDPWKPATFNDPAATNTQTEKTRAAYTQLRFGWDDLKFPIDGNVGIRYVRTQGAGSGYVAYTPPSTPSVGTGVNVTGLDKLINIAPFAEAQSFKNSYGNWLPSLNLRMKASNELQFRFAAAKAMSRPDFNQLQVQTTLSGTHLQTVTRDAAGNTTGVAFNGTSLTGTSDGNPLLKPITSTNVDLTAEWYFAKAGSLTFSLFNKDLKDIIVTKNYAYTANDVTGKQQTFVVTGPVNGAKGFARGFEIAHQQYYDFVPDWLRGIGTQASWTYVESERTLKDPVYEAWCSGNDASSNFNLSINGCDTDARAFGKTPLPGLSRHTVNLALMYEQHGLSLRVAYNWRSRYLLGVNQWGSRGNNGLNTNPTASSFLIPTTNNDQAFGLPLYQAAYGQVDASIFYDFTDKFRVGLEGTNLGNAYTRQIMQQHSGDFTRQVFMSGPRYTLLAQYSF, encoded by the coding sequence ATGAATAAATTACAGAAAACTGCGATCGCCGCTGCGGTCGCGCAGGTGGTTGTGCTGCACGCCGTGCCGGCATGGGCGCAAACTGCGGATACCCCAAGCGTCGGACCGGTGGTGGTGGTCAGCGGCCAGCGCGCCGCCCTGCAATCCGCCCAAAAACTCAAACAGGATTCCGACGAGGTGGTCGACTCGATCGTCGCCGAAGACATCGGCAAGCTGCCGGACCGGTCGGTCACCGAAGTGCTGCAGCGTATCGCCGGCGTCACCATCGACCGCAATATGGCGGGCGACCCGAACCGCCAATCGGTGGAAGGTTCCGGCGTCTCGGTGCGCGGCCTGACCTACGTGCGCTCGGAAATCAACGGCCGCGACGCGTTCTCGGCCGGTGGCGGCCGCTCGCTCGGCTTCTCCGACGTGGCGCCGGAACTGATGGCCGGCGTGGATGTCTACAAGAATCCGTCGGCGGAACAAGTGGAAGGCGCTGTCGCCGGCCTGGTCAATCTGCGTACCGCCATGCCGTTCGACTTCAAGGGCTTCAAGGGTACGGTAGGGGTGTCGGAATCGTATTCGACGCTGCGCCAGGGCAAACCATCGCCAACCGCCACCGTGCTGCTGTCGAACCGCTGGCAGACCGACATCGGCGAGATCGGCGCGCTGATCGACTTCGCCCATGCCAAGAGCCCGAGCCGCTCGGACGGCGTCGGCGTCGACCCGTATTTCCCGCACGTGAACTCGACCGATCCTGCGCTGTACGACCGCAACAAGACGCAATGGATACCGCTGGGCGTCGGCTACCGCTCGCAGGAATTCGACCGCACCCGCCGCGGCGATTACGCGGCCTTCCAATGGAAGCCGAACAAGGACCTGACCGCCGGCCTGACCTACTTCAAGACCCGCTACAAGGAAGACCTGGACGAGCACGTGGTAGCGTCGTCCGAGGACAAGTGGTATCAGCAGGTTGCCAGCGCCAATTCGGTATTCGACAGCAATGGCGCATTCCAGAGCGGCACCATCTCGAATCCGACCTATGGCGGTTCGCCGTTCAACAGCTCGCAGCGCATCAACACGCGTGAATCGAGCACCCGCGACATCTCGCTGAACGTGCAGTGGCGCGTGTCGCCGGACCTGACCTGGACCAATGACTTCCAGCACGTGCGCTCGACCACCGAGGGCTTCGACGCCGACGTCTCGACCGGCTTCATCCTGCCGAACCAGACCATGGACATGACCGGCAAGGTGCCACAGATCGGTCTCGGCTCGGAAGCCTACATGGCCAACGCGCACAACTACTACTGGGCCTACACCCAGGAGGCGCTGGACCGCGCCACGGCCACCCAGAAAGCCTGGAAATCGGACGTCAAGTATTCGTTCGACGATCCGGTGCTGCGCGACATCCGCTTCGGCGTGCGCCTGGCCAATCGCGAAGGCGACAACAACAAGGCGCAGAAGTTCTACAACTGGCAGGCCATCACCTTCCCGTGGATGGAAGGCTGGCAGATTCCCGGCGTGGCCCGTCTGGACGATCCGCGCTTCGCCGGCGGTGCGTCGTTGCAGAAGATCGACAACTTCTTCGGCGGCAAATACAACCTGCCGCCCATGCTGTTTGCCGACTCGGCCACGGTGCGTGGTTTCCCCGACCAGTGGAGCAAGATCCACGCGTACCACGACGTGCTGTGCGCGGAGCAAGGCTCGACCTGTGATCCGTGGAAACCGGCCACGTTCAACGACCCGGCCGCCACCAACACGCAGACCGAGAAGACCCGCGCCGCCTATACGCAGCTGCGCTTCGGCTGGGATGACCTGAAGTTCCCGATCGACGGTAACGTCGGTATCCGCTACGTGCGCACGCAGGGCGCCGGCAGCGGTTACGTCGCCTACACGCCGCCGTCCACGCCATCGGTGGGCACCGGCGTCAACGTTACCGGTCTGGATAAGCTGATCAACATCGCGCCGTTCGCGGAAGCGCAGTCGTTCAAGAATTCCTACGGCAACTGGCTGCCGAGCCTGAATCTGCGCATGAAGGCCAGCAACGAACTGCAATTCCGCTTTGCGGCGGCGAAAGCGATGTCGCGTCCGGACTTCAACCAGCTGCAGGTGCAGACCACGCTGAGCGGCACCCATCTGCAGACGGTCACCCGCGACGCCGCCGGCAACACCACCGGCGTGGCGTTCAACGGCACCAGCCTGACCGGCACCAGCGACGGCAATCCGCTGCTGAAGCCGATCACTTCGACCAACGTCGACCTGACCGCCGAATGGTACTTCGCCAAGGCCGGTTCGCTGACGTTCTCGCTGTTCAACAAGGACCTCAAGGACATCATCGTCACCAAGAACTATGCGTACACGGCGAACGATGTGACCGGCAAGCAGCAGACCTTCGTGGTGACCGGTCCGGTCAACGGCGCCAAGGGCTTTGCCCGCGGTTTCGAGATCGCCCACCAGCAGTACTACGACTTCGTGCCGGACTGGCTGCGTGGCATCGGCACCCAGGCCAGCTGGACCTACGTGGAAAGCGAACGCACGCTGAAAGATCCGGTGTACGAAGCATGGTGCTCGGGTAACGATGCGTCGTCCAACTTCAACCTCAGCATCAACGGTTGCGATACCGACGCGCGCGCGTTCGGCAAGACTCCGCTGCCGGGCCTGTCGCGTCACACGGTCAACCTGGCGCTGATGTACGAGCAGCACGGCCTGTCGCTGCGCGTGGCCTACAACTGGCGTTCGCGTTACCTGCTGGGTGTGAACCAGTGGGGCAGCCGTGGCAACAACGGCCTGAACACGAACCCGACCGCCAGCTCATTCCTGATCCCGACCACCAACAACGACCAGGCCTTCGGTCTGCCGTTGTACCAGGCGGCGTATGGTCAGGTGGATGCTTCGATCTTCTATGACTTCACGGACAAGTTCCGCGTCGGCCTGGAAGGCACCAACCTGGGCAATGCGTACACGCGCCAGATCATGCAGCAGCACTCGGGTGACTTCACCCGCCAGGTGTTCATGAGCGGGCCGCGTTACACCTTGCTGGCGCAGTACTCGTTCTAA
- a CDS encoding P-II family nitrogen regulator produces the protein MKQITAVIKPFKLDEVREALAEVNVTGLTVTEVKGFGRQKGHTELYRGAEYVVDFLPKVKVEVVVDDGVAEQVVDAIIKAARTGKIGDGKIFVQNVEQVIRIRTGETGPDAV, from the coding sequence ATGAAACAGATTACCGCAGTGATCAAGCCGTTCAAGCTGGACGAGGTGCGTGAGGCACTGGCTGAGGTCAACGTTACCGGTTTGACCGTCACCGAGGTGAAAGGCTTTGGCCGCCAGAAGGGCCATACCGAACTGTATCGCGGCGCCGAATACGTGGTCGACTTCCTGCCGAAAGTGAAGGTCGAAGTGGTGGTCGATGACGGCGTGGCCGAACAGGTGGTGGACGCTATCATCAAGGCGGCCCGCACCGGCAAGATCGGCGACGGCAAAATCTTTGTGCAAAACGTGGAGCAGGTGATCCGCATCCGTACCGGCGAGACGGGACCGGACGCCGTGTAA
- a CDS encoding trimeric intracellular cation channel family protein has product MKHVPVHVSLITIIEIMAILVGALSGFVEARRKRMDIVGVFTVAFIAAFGGGTLRDILLDKRPLFWVMHQEYVILIFVLTLVATPLMRTVKQIISERVIVVADAVGLGLFAVAGVAQAQAAHMPIFIASMMGVITGIFGGVLRDIVCNEVPMVLRDGKPYAICAFFGTWLYIGLQYADLVSDDAALWTSAAFIAILRLVTWKFDLHLRSHH; this is encoded by the coding sequence ATGAAGCACGTCCCGGTTCACGTCTCGCTGATCACCATCATTGAAATCATGGCGATCCTGGTTGGCGCGCTATCTGGATTCGTGGAGGCGCGCCGCAAGCGCATGGACATCGTCGGCGTCTTCACCGTGGCCTTCATCGCCGCATTCGGCGGCGGCACGCTGCGCGACATCCTGCTCGACAAGCGGCCGCTGTTCTGGGTCATGCACCAGGAATACGTGATCCTGATCTTCGTGCTGACACTGGTGGCGACGCCGCTGATGCGCACCGTCAAGCAGATCATTTCGGAACGGGTGATTGTGGTGGCCGACGCGGTCGGTCTCGGCCTGTTTGCCGTGGCCGGCGTGGCGCAGGCGCAGGCGGCCCACATGCCGATCTTCATCGCCTCGATGATGGGCGTGATCACCGGCATTTTCGGCGGCGTGTTGCGCGACATCGTCTGCAACGAAGTGCCAATGGTGCTGCGTGACGGCAAGCCTTACGCCATCTGTGCCTTCTTCGGCACCTGGCTCTACATCGGCCTGCAATACGCCGACCTGGTGTCCGACGACGCCGCGCTGTGGACCAGCGCGGCGTTCATCGCGATTCTGCGGCTGGTGACCTGGAAGTTCGACCTGCACCTCCGTAGCCACCATTAA
- a CDS encoding tryptophan halogenase family protein: MSSNDVHGGPIRRIVIVGGGTAGWMTAAPLAQRLLRHPTQPCAVTLVESPEIGTIGVGEATLPTIRAYNAALGLDADDFIARTQASYKLGIEFKDWGHIGNRFFHPFGDFGPPLAGIGAHQHWLRLAQAFNSMPDIENWSVASVMARHGKFTPPNEQTPGMTDAYSYGFHFDASLYAAYLRDYAVTRGVERVEGMIVDVEQHPESGFVTAVKLADGRRLEGDLFIDCSGFRGLLIEGALKAGYEDWSEYLPCNSAQAVPCASVEQLTPYTRSTAKEAGWLWRIPLQHRTGNGYVYSNGFTSDARARQVLLDGLDGAALDEPRQLRFVTGRRRQSWVKNVVAIGLSAGFIEPLESTSINLIETAVGKLVELFPERDCSPALANEFNRVMGGRYESVRDFIVLHYKLTKRNDSDFWRYCADMAIPDSLRHQIELFRETGRVAILDRAGFAEPSFVAMMMGLGAMPKRHDPLAERVDIRAVHGHFAELRDLITQAVARMPDHGAYVAGQAASAASNHKLREA, from the coding sequence ATGAGCAGCAATGACGTGCATGGCGGCCCGATTCGCAGGATTGTCATCGTCGGCGGCGGCACCGCCGGCTGGATGACGGCCGCGCCGCTGGCGCAGCGCCTGTTGCGCCATCCCACCCAGCCGTGCGCGGTGACGCTGGTGGAGTCGCCTGAAATCGGTACCATCGGCGTCGGCGAGGCGACCCTGCCGACCATCCGCGCCTACAATGCGGCGCTGGGGCTGGATGCAGACGACTTTATCGCCAGGACCCAGGCCAGCTACAAGCTGGGCATTGAATTCAAGGACTGGGGCCACATCGGCAACCGTTTCTTCCATCCGTTCGGCGATTTCGGTCCGCCGCTGGCGGGCATCGGCGCGCACCAGCATTGGCTGCGCCTGGCGCAGGCGTTCAACAGCATGCCGGACATCGAGAACTGGTCGGTGGCCTCGGTCATGGCGCGTCACGGCAAGTTCACGCCGCCGAACGAGCAGACGCCGGGCATGACCGACGCCTATTCCTACGGCTTCCATTTTGACGCCAGCCTGTACGCCGCCTATCTGCGCGACTACGCGGTCACCCGCGGCGTCGAGCGCGTCGAAGGCATGATTGTTGACGTCGAGCAGCATCCGGAAAGCGGCTTCGTCACCGCCGTCAAGCTGGCTGACGGCCGCCGCCTCGAAGGCGACCTGTTCATCGACTGCTCGGGCTTTCGCGGTCTGCTGATCGAAGGCGCGCTGAAGGCCGGCTACGAGGACTGGAGCGAATACCTGCCGTGCAACAGCGCGCAGGCGGTGCCATGCGCGTCGGTGGAACAGCTGACGCCGTACACCCGTTCGACCGCCAAGGAGGCCGGCTGGCTGTGGCGCATTCCGCTGCAGCACCGCACCGGCAACGGCTATGTGTACAGCAACGGCTTTACCAGCGACGCGCGCGCACGCCAGGTGCTGCTCGACGGTCTCGACGGCGCCGCGCTGGACGAGCCGCGCCAGCTGCGCTTCGTCACCGGCCGCCGCCGCCAGTCGTGGGTCAAGAATGTGGTGGCGATTGGGCTGTCGGCTGGCTTCATCGAGCCGCTGGAATCGACCAGCATCAACCTGATCGAAACGGCGGTCGGCAAGCTGGTGGAACTGTTCCCGGAGCGCGATTGCAGCCCGGCGCTGGCCAACGAATTCAACCGCGTGATGGGCGGCCGCTACGAATCGGTGCGCGACTTCATCGTGCTGCACTACAAGCTGACCAAGCGTAACGATTCGGATTTCTGGCGCTACTGCGCCGACATGGCGATCCCGGATTCGCTGCGCCACCAGATCGAACTGTTCCGCGAGACCGGACGGGTGGCCATCCTCGACCGCGCCGGCTTCGCCGAACCGTCGTTCGTGGCGATGATGATGGGCCTGGGCGCGATGCCGAAGCGCCATGACCCGCTGGCGGAGCGCGTCGACATTCGCGCGGTGCACGGCCACTTCGCCGAATTGCGCGACCTGATCACGCAGGCCGTCGCGCGCATGCCGGATCACGGCGCGTATGTCGCCGGCCAGGCGGCGAGCGCGGCAAGCAATCACAAACTGAGGGAGGCATAA